The following DNA comes from Acidimicrobiia bacterium.
GGTTCTCACCGTCGAAGTGGACGGTGAGGCCGTGGCAGAAGTGGGACCCGGATCGATTCTGGGAGAACGAGCCCTTATCGAGGACAGCCAACGCACGTCTACCC
Coding sequences within:
- a CDS encoding cyclic nucleotide-binding domain-containing protein, whose amino-acid sequence is MREGKKPKVRKLAQGETLVDQGDPGSELFLLLDGVLTVEVDGEAVAEVGPGSILGERALIEDSQRTST